The genomic interval ACTATATCCCAGAGCAGCAGCACATTCAGCTGGAATGGTAGTGATTCGGATGGGACTATTGCTAAGTACGAATACAGAAAAGATGGAGGTACTTGGACAAGCAATGGGACGAGCACAAGCTATACATGGAGCGGCTACTTAGAAGATTACCACACATTTGAAGTTAGGGCTCAGGACAACGAAGGCGCTTACTCAAGCACAGTAAGCTGGAGCTTCACATATTCGACGGGAGCGGTAGTAGTCGGAGAAATGGTACTCGTCGAGGGTGGAACGTTCACGATGGGAGATGAGTTTGGGGATCTAGAGGACTGGTGCAGACCAGTTCATGAGGTAACTCTCACATATGATTTCTGGTTGGGTAAATATGAAGTGACTTTCGACGAATACGACGCTTTCTGTGAGGCCACTGGCAGGAGTAAGCCTGACGACTGGGGTTGGGGAAGGGGAACCAGACCTGTAATGAATGTCAGCTGGTGGGACGCGATAGCTTACTGTAACTGGTTGAGCTCGAAAGAAGGATTGCCCGTAGCTTACAGATTGTTGGGAGAAACTGATGAAGGACAGATCTTGGACGCGAATGGCAATGTGACTACTGACATAACTAAGGTGGTGGGTTATAGATTACCGACACAGGCAGAATGGGAGTATGCTGCCCGGGGAGGAAAATACCGCTCGCCTTACAAATATTCGGGAAGCGATAATGTAGATGAAGTTGCTTGGTACGAGGAAAATTCGGGAAGCAAGACCCACGAGATCGGACTAAAACTGGCTAACGTGCTCGGTATATACGATATGTCTGGAAACGTATGGGAATGGTGTAGCGACTGGTGGTACTACTACACAGAAACACCAAAGACGAACCCCTACAGCAGTACAATTGATTCCTACCGTATGAATCGTGGGGGTTGTTGGTATTTTGGTGCGACAGGGCCGCGTGTAGCTAATCGCGGCTATAGTGATCCGACTGGTACGGGCAGCAACTTGGGCTTACGTATTTGCAGGATGGTGTACTGAATACGCTTTAGCCTTTTTACAATTTACCCTTTTCTGCGGTTTCGAGCGCCTGGCACGGAGTAGCCCGCAGGCGCGAGGAGACGCAGGAGGTACCGGAGGTTATATGGCCTTCAGGATAATAACGGTCCCATTCGACAATTAGAGAGAAGTGTTCCCGGATAACGAGATCAACAACTTCCTGCTGGACAAGAAGGTGAAAAGCTATTGAGTTAAGTTCTTTATCTGTTTCTAGAAGCCTTTCTGGGGCGTTTTTCTGGAATATGAAGAGATAGAGGATAGAAGCGTTGAAAAGCTGACATCACCTCAGGGTAAAGGATAGAAGGAAGTATTCGAAAAGCCGAAGGACCAGAAGAAGGAAAAGGGTTACAAACTCGGCTTTCCGGTTCCTATAGCGTACTTTCTGCTTTTTTATTGGCATCATAGCCTAACTGCTGAAGTCAAGATAAAGGCTACAGAAGTCAGTCTTTGTGAACTCTCCTTGACAGGGAGAGTATTCCAAGTATGTTTGGATTGGGTTCTATAGAGGAAAGCTCAATCTTTACCTTCTTTCCTGGAACTCTGTAGTAGTTCTCTTCAATGGTCTTAAGCATTCTGTCGAAATAGTACCGGTTCTTCCCGAGACTTCCTCCGACTACCAGTACCCCAGGATCGAGAGAATCTATGAGGTTGCAGAGAAAGCGTCCAAGAGTTTCAGAAGCTTCGGTTATCATTTCTTTGAAAACCGGCTCGTTCAACTGTGCTCGATTCATTATCTCTTTTGTGCCGATCTTTATTCCAAGCGAATCATGTGCTCTAATTTCAAGACCCCTGCCGCCTGAAATCGCTTGCAGGCAGCCGCGACGACCACAAGTGCAAAGCGGACCATCCGCTTTCACTATTGTGTGGCCGATTTCGCCCGCTGCGTTGTTTGCTCCCCGTAAGATTTTACCCCGGACGACCATTCCCATACCTATTCCCGTACTGACGGTGACGTAGATGAGCGACTCAATTTCCTTTCTGAATTCCCATTCGCCGAAAGCGGCCGCATTGCAATCGTTTTCGATTACACCTTCTGCACCGAGAAAGGAGGAGGCTCTTCTGAAGAGCTCCACGTTTTTCCACCCGAGGTTCGGCGACCAGATCAAATTGCCCTTTTCGGGACTGACGGCACCTGCCGTGCAAAGCCCCCAGCGGTTGATATTTCTACTTCCTTTCATGCGAAGACAGATGTTACTAAGTCGCTCGAAGAAACTATCAATTCCTTCAGCCGGTCTGGTGGGAAATTCCTCCGATGAATAAGGCTCCACTTCTTTCTCATTGAAAGCCGATACGAGAGTTTTGGTACCTCCAACGTCGATCGCTATTTCAACTGCTGGCATTTACGGCTCTCCGAATTTTCTGGATCCTTTCAAGAACCTCTCCTTCTCTTCCCTCATCAAAAAGGTTTCTGTTTGCTATGTAGGAACCGATTCCGAGCGCAACAGCTCCTGCTCGCATGTATTCTGTAGCGTTTTCGGACGTTACCCCGCCGAAAGGCATGAATTTGACTGTGGGAAAGGGACCCCTGAATGCTTTGAGCAAATTCAGTCCTTCCGCACCGCCGGGGAAGAGTTTCAGAAAGTTGAATCCGTTGTTCAGCGCCGTCTGTATATCTGTAGAAGTGTAGACACCGGGTATATAGCTTATTCCATCCCTTATCGACAACTTTGCGATTTCCTCGCTAAACCCCGGGCTGAGAACGAAATCGGCATTCGAGCGGAGCGCTCTCGAATATGCCGTATCATCGTATACTGTACCGGCCCCGATCACGAGCTTTCCGTAGAATTCCTTCTTGAGTTCGTGCATTCCTGAAAGGGACAGACTCCTTTTTTAACATTCAGTTAACCTTAGGACCGTGACGCTGGGAAGAGCATCCCAGGAAGTAATGCGCCGAAAGATCACCGGCGGAAGTGATGCCCGGAGGATCGTCCGGGGAAGTGAGGCTGCTTCGCAGGAGGCAAAAAGGAGCCAGTCTGCTGCGCAGGCCAGTCAGGCTCCGCCTGGCCAGTCTCGCCTATGGCGAGGCCAGTTCCGCTTCGCGGGGAAGCAAAAAATCGGGTTAGAAAAGCGGGTTATCAGAACGGGTTCTTGAAGAGAAAGAAGCTGAGACAAGTAAAGACGAATTTGAAGGCTTATTCGGATGACGGGGGACCGTTGACGGACAACGATGTCTTGAGAGTGTTCAGCGGGTCTTCTTTCTTAAGCGAAAAGCGGCTCTTGGTTGCGAGATACCGTGCAGACCCCCCAAACAGGAGAATTTTGGGGCAGGCTTTAAGGGCAGGCTCATCGGAATGACAATTAACAGTTACTGCGAAAAGGCTAGATTCAGTCATTCCGACAAAGCTCTTGGTCGGAATCTTGAGAGTATTGATTCACGATTTTGACCTAGAATGTGAACAGACCCTTACTCTAGAACGAAGAACAGGTTTTATTCGGAGAACGGAGAACCGCTCAACGTTCAACCAGTTTCTCTTGCTCTTACGAACCCCCTACCTGCTAACCCAACCCCGGTCTTTCAAAAGCCCAGATCCTGAACAGGAGCACTTCAGGATGACAAAATGAGTTCGTTCTGATCAGATTGCTTCAATCTTCCTTCTTCTCACAACTTGCATCTTGCAACTGAACTTCCGCTCTTTCCCACATCTAACCCGCTGAGCCCGACAATGGCTTTTCCGCAGTTACGATTTTCAATTACTAAATGATAGAATGAGGGCATTCTTGGTTTTCTTCGGTATTAGTATGCATTTTTATTGGAGGAGAGCTTCGTTAAGTGTAGCAAAAGGTTTCCGCCAGAAGAGAAGTGTAATAGCATTAGAAATCTGAACTTGCTTGTATTGTTGGTTCTTCATCGAAGAGGATCTGAAGTGATTTCAATAAAGGGTCAGATAGTTGAAGCGTCGGGCATCTGTGAGTGCACCGAATGTGGAGCGATATCTTATGGAAGGACGATGTGATAATGGATCAGTTAATAGAAAAGTTTTCAAAACTTGGTGTAGATAACGCTCCTGGACAGGAGAGTCTTCAAGATGGCGAGGGGCTTCAACTTATAGGAGAGAAGATTCCCGGAAGACCGGTTGATTTTTCTCATGGGGATGTCAATGCTTTTGAACCGATCCCGGGATCACTGGATGCATTTGTAGAAGGCGTCCGCTCGGGCGGTGAGCAAGCGTATACTGAATACAAAGGAAGAGGCAACATACGAGAATCTTTGTCTGAAAAGCTTTCTACATTCACCAACACTCCAATTTCTCCAGATACGCAGCTCATCATTACACAGGGGACCCAGGGAGCGCTTTTTCTGGCAGCGGGATCACTAATTGGCCGGGGAGATAAGGTCGCAATAGTTGAGCCCGACTATTTCGCCAACAGAAAACTGGTGCAATTCTTCGATGGCGAAATCGTTCCAGTAGCGCTGGATTTTCTGGAGTCTAATGGGCTAGCCGGTTTGAATCTTGCCGAGCTTGAAGAATCTTTCAAAGCCGGTGTTAAGGTCTTCTTGTTCTCCAATCCTAACAACCCGACGGGTGCTATTTACACGGCTGATGAGATTCGGTCTATCGCTTACCTTGCAAAGAAATATGATGTATCGGTTGTCGTAGATGAGCTTTATGCAAGACAAATTTTCGATGGCAGAGTGTATACACATCTGTGTGCCCAAGACACAATACCAGTCAATCTAATCACAATCATCGGTCCATCCAAAACAGAGTCTTTAAGCGGTTATCGGTTAGGAGTTGCATTTGGTTCCGAAAATATCATTGCACGAATGGAAAGACTGCAGGCTATTGTCTCTCTGCGCGCCGGAGGTTATTCTCAAGCTGTACTTACATTGTGGTTCAACGAACCAGAGGGATGGATGGAAGATCGAATCGATGCACATCAAAGGATCCGTGACGATCTGGTAAAATTGCTTCACGGCGTGGAAGGTGTCAAAGTCAGAAAAACAGAAGCCGGTAGTTATCTATTTGTGACAGTTCCCGAGTTGACCGTCACTATGAGAGAGTTTGTTAAAATCCTAAGATTTCAGGCCGATGTTACGGTGACAGTCGGAACGGAATTTGGCCCTCAGTTTATTAATAGTTTTCGCATCAATTTCTCTCAAGATCATCACTTTGCAGCGGAGGCAATTAATCGTACGGTACAGCTGATTGAAAGATACCGGAGAAAATAATAAGCGGTATTTGTTTATCCAAGTGCCTCTTTGTTACTCAGGAATGGTAATCGCTAACCTCAAATCTGGATAAATCCCTTCTTTCGAATCCCTTCTTTCGGGACAGACTCCATTTTTTACATTCAGTTAACCTTAGGACCGTGACGCTGGGAAGAGCATCCCAGGAAGTGATGCCCGGAAGAACATCCGGGGAAGTGATGCCATTATAGAACATTGGACGCAATGCCGGCAAAGATCGTGCCGGGACGCAATGCACTGAGGAGCATCAGTGGACGCAAGGCTGGACTAGAACATTTCAAGAAGTGATGCTGGGAAGAGCATCCCAGGAAGTGATGCCCGGAAGAACATCCGGGGAAGTGAGGCCGACTTCGTCGGGAAGTGATGCTCGCCGGCGCGAGGAAAGAGCCCCTCTCCTCTCTGGTCGTAAAACGTTGTGAAAAGCCGTCCTTTGAGAAGAGCACACACCCCACCGCAAGCGGTCCCCCCCGCTCAAGCGGGGATTTAGAAGCCGTCCTTGGTCCTTCGTCCCAGAACATGGACCCGTCCTTCGAAAGAGAAGGAATAACAGATCCTCAATCTGGAACGAAGAACAGGTTTCCTCGGCGAACGGAGAGCCGCTCAACGGAGAACCATTTTCTTTGCTCTTTCCAGCCCCCAATCCGCTAACCCCAACTCCGGTCTTTCAAAAGCCCAGATCCCGGATCAAGTCCGGGATGACGGTGTTGGGTGTCTCAGTCACAGTCAGTCACCTCCGGTGGCCAGTCGCACTGCGTGCGGCCAGTTTCGCTTCGCGGGGAAAGGGACGCTTGCCAGAAGACGCTGCACGCTGATCGCTGGGAAGAGCCTTCTTCGTTCCAGATAATGAAGCCGTCCTTTGAGAAGAGCACACTCCCCACCGCAAGCGGTCCCCCCCGCTCGAGCGGGGATTTAGGAGCCGTCCTTGGTCCTTCGCCCCAGAACATAAATCCTCCCTTCGAGAGAGCTGGAAGAACAGATCGTCGCATTGGAACGAAAGATATCTTTTCGAACCCAAAATATTCTGCCTTTGACCATGATTCGAGCTGCTAAAGCTTCTTCAAAAGCCTTTCTAGTCTGGCAGGAGAAACAACGGAAACAGCACCCAGGAAACTTGCAAAGTCGTCGATGCCCTTCTTTATAGCCGCTTCCATTTCCTCTGTGACGGTAACGTCATCCTCCCACCACCAGTTCTTTATATTCAAGATCTTCTTCTTTTTATCGAGAACTGGCTCGAAACGGGCAACGAAGTCTGCTCCGTAGAGAACGGGTAGAACGTAATACCCGTACTTCCTGTCCTTAGGCTGTTTATAGACCTCCCATACGTATTCGAATTCGAAAATGCTCTTTATGAATTTCCTGTCCCATAGCAGATTATCAAGCGGAGCTAAAAAAGCTGCCTCAAATGGTTCATCGATTACGAGGCATCGATCGAGAAGTTCGTGATTGGAGCTAGCAATGTAAACTGGATATTCAACCCCCTCGATCTCCAGCTCGATCAACTCACCCGAGTGGACCATCTCCTTTATTGCGGCTATCCGTCCGCTGCTGTTCAGACCCTTTATTCCAAGCCAGGCATCGCCCGATCTCGACCAGAAAAGCCCGATGCTGTCGATCCTTCTTCTGATATGCCAGCGGTGATAATCCTCTTCGGTCGTGTTGGGGTCGGACCTTCTCATAAGATTCTCGGGCATACACCTCCCGGCCAAGTCGTAGAACTTTCTAGTTCCGTTCCTGTGATGTATCACAAGCTCTCCCCGCCAGTACAGACTCTCGAGTGCCGCCCTGGAGACGTTGGTCGGCGCCCAATACCAGCCGACCTTTTTGTCGAAGTCAAAGTCCTGCGAGGAAAGCGGGCCTCTGACCTCAATTTCTTTCATTATGTGATCGGCTATCTCGTCTATGTGCTCGCTACTTCTTATATTAGCTTTTGAGTCTTCCCTGAATCTTTCGAAATACGGCCAGTCTTCGACCGGGTATAAAGACATGTTTTTATCAAAGCCTTCAATCAATTTCCTATCCTCGTAAAGTAGTTTGTAAAGCATTTCCGGTCTGTAATTTTCCACTCTTGACTGGAGAACGAGGTCTGTGTTCATCCCGGCGATGTTCAGCGGATCGAACTGCAGACAACCGACTTTTCTTACAAACTGAAGTATTCCGTCGCTACACTGAATCCTTTTTGGAGGTAGCAGATTCTGATAGGAGAGCAAAATCCTCTTTGCGTGATCTTTGGTGATCTTCATGCTAAACTTCCTTTCTTTGACAAATCTTCTCCCTGAATGTTATCATATGTCTTCGTGATCATCAGCGTACGTTCGGTGAAGCGCCTCTATTGAAGAGACTATAAGGCGAATACTGACGATTCACGATCTACCATTCTCCGTATCTGGGCAGGTCTGCATATCTTATGTGAAGCAAGTAAGAACTCCATTTAGTTGTTCGTCTATTTCTTCGCAAATAAAAGCCCGGGAAGGTTCCCCGAGCTGAATCGATGGTTGAATTTCAATAGATTACGCTTTCGAGAATCACCTCAACAAAGTCGTCTTCATCGCAAATGATTCGAGTATCGTTATTGTCACTTCGAGCTTCTCATTTCCAAACTCACTCTCCACGTAAGGACTCTGCATAGTTATTTCGAGAGACTGAATATCGGCTGGCCTTTCTTCCGGCATGTAATTAGAAGAATTCTGGACAATGAATCTTAGAGGGTCCTGGTTTCCGAAGAAGTAGTCGATGAATTCACTTCGCTCTTGCTCTGTAATACCCAGGGTGTACGTCGCAATCTGACCCGCGGAAGTATCGACCGGAATCCAACCGTAATTGGGTAGATAGAACTCGGCCCAGAAATGTGTGCCAAGGCTCCCAGCGAAAATCTGAAAGCCTCCCGGCGTCCTCGCCGGTATCCCTATAGATCTGCAAAGGGCGGAGAAGATAATCGACTGGGTTCCGCAGTCCCCGAACCCATGCTCGAAGGAATAGACGCTTTCTGGAACGCCTGACGCGTCGATTGAAGCGTGAGCCATAAAGCTGTAAGGGATATTCTCCACAACGTAGTAATATATCTTTCTGGCCTGGAGGTACGGGTTTGTCTCATCTCCAACGATGCTTCTGGCCAGGTGCTCGAACCTTTCATCGAAGTAAATGTCACCTTCAGACTTTGTGAATTCGCGGTACAGGGAGCTTTCGGTGTCATAGTCTCCAACCTTTTCAGGATCGACATCGAACTGTTGTTGGTAGTGTCTAAAAGTGAATTTCACCGAAATATCGAGATCCTCCTCCAGAGCTGAAAGATCAAATTTGAAAAGAATATAGGCTATGTTACCATCAATTTTCGGTAGGCCAACCATCGCTTCTTTCGGAATAACTTCGAGAACGGTAATTTTCTCTTGAGTTGCAGTCTGAAGTGGAAGCGGCAGCCAGATTCTCAGTGAGCCCGTTTCCGGCAACAAGGACCTTTCAGTCTGTAAAGTGTATTCAATAAGATACTCTTTGGGATTGAAATAAGGGCTGAAGTCCGACTTGAAATTGGCAAAAGGCGTTTGCCGCGGCCCGTATTCGCTGAGAAGGTGCTTGACCAGCAAAGTATTGGTGGCCGACCATTTAGGTTCTCTCTTAACCAGTTCTGGATCGCGGGTGAAAAGGTTGTGCTCAAAGTCTTCATAATACATCTCGACACCTTCGACAACAAACCTCTGAATATCTCTATCCACTATGAATCGTCTGATCTCTTCATCGTTCTTGAGATCCGGATAGTGCCTCAAGATTATCTCTTTGGCCTCTTCGAAAGTCAGCGAGAACTCGATCGTGAGTTTCAGCTCATTCTGACTTTGGAAATGCTCGTCCGATCTCTGAAGAGTGTTGCCTAGAACTAGCGCGGACAGAAGCAAGATCAAAAAAACAAGTTTTGTTTTCACACATTTACCCCCCATTTTGTCTAAAGAGAAGACATGACAACAGTATACAACTATTGATTATTCATAATTCAGACAGGCAATATATTCTTATGACCGAAACAAATTTATCAAGACCTGGATCCTTTGTTGTCAATGATGGCTCGCCTAACGAAGGCTAGAAGATTCGACGGCAGTTCTTTGACCAGATCCCGGGTTGGGATGACATTGGGCTATCCGAAAGAGCTGCATCTCATCGCTCTCACTTTGATAGCTGATAGATCAGGACGCCGAAAAGCATTAAGAGCAGACCTGTGAGTTTTGCCGGAGTCAGCTGA from Mesotoga sp. BH458_6_3_2_1 carries:
- a CDS encoding formylglycine-generating enzyme family protein, whose translation is TISQSSSTFSWNGSDSDGTIAKYEYRKDGGTWTSNGTSTSYTWSGYLEDYHTFEVRAQDNEGAYSSTVSWSFTYSTGAVVVGEMVLVEGGTFTMGDEFGDLEDWCRPVHEVTLTYDFWLGKYEVTFDEYDAFCEATGRSKPDDWGWGRGTRPVMNVSWWDAIAYCNWLSSKEGLPVAYRLLGETDEGQILDANGNVTTDITKVVGYRLPTQAEWEYAARGGKYRSPYKYSGSDNVDEVAWYEENSGSKTHEIGLKLANVLGIYDMSGNVWEWCSDWWYYYTETPKTNPYSSTIDSYRMNRGGCWYFGATGPRVANRGYSDPTGTGSNLGLRICRMVY
- a CDS encoding transglutaminase-like domain-containing protein; its protein translation is MKTKLVFLILLLSALVLGNTLQRSDEHFQSQNELKLTIEFSLTFEEAKEIILRHYPDLKNDEEIRRFIVDRDIQRFVVEGVEMYYEDFEHNLFTRDPELVKREPKWSATNTLLVKHLLSEYGPRQTPFANFKSDFSPYFNPKEYLIEYTLQTERSLLPETGSLRIWLPLPLQTATQEKITVLEVIPKEAMVGLPKIDGNIAYILFKFDLSALEEDLDISVKFTFRHYQQQFDVDPEKVGDYDTESSLYREFTKSEGDIYFDERFEHLARSIVGDETNPYLQARKIYYYVVENIPYSFMAHASIDASGVPESVYSFEHGFGDCGTQSIIFSALCRSIGIPARTPGGFQIFAGSLGTHFWAEFYLPNYGWIPVDTSAGQIATYTLGITEQERSEFIDYFFGNQDPLRFIVQNSSNYMPEERPADIQSLEITMQSPYVESEFGNEKLEVTITILESFAMKTTLLR
- a CDS encoding bifunctional 4-hydroxy-2-oxoglutarate aldolase/2-dehydro-3-deoxy-phosphogluconate aldolase, with translation MHELKKEFYGKLVIGAGTVYDDTAYSRALRSNADFVLSPGFSEEIAKLSIRDGISYIPGVYTSTDIQTALNNGFNFLKLFPGGAEGLNLLKAFRGPFPTVKFMPFGGVTSENATEYMRAGAVALGIGSYIANRNLFDEGREGEVLERIQKIRRAVNASS
- a CDS encoding pyridoxal phosphate-dependent aminotransferase, which produces MWSDILWKDDVIMDQLIEKFSKLGVDNAPGQESLQDGEGLQLIGEKIPGRPVDFSHGDVNAFEPIPGSLDAFVEGVRSGGEQAYTEYKGRGNIRESLSEKLSTFTNTPISPDTQLIITQGTQGALFLAAGSLIGRGDKVAIVEPDYFANRKLVQFFDGEIVPVALDFLESNGLAGLNLAELEESFKAGVKVFLFSNPNNPTGAIYTADEIRSIAYLAKKYDVSVVVDELYARQIFDGRVYTHLCAQDTIPVNLITIIGPSKTESLSGYRLGVAFGSENIIARMERLQAIVSLRAGGYSQAVLTLWFNEPEGWMEDRIDAHQRIRDDLVKLLHGVEGVKVRKTEAGSYLFVTVPELTVTMREFVKILRFQADVTVTVGTEFGPQFINSFRINFSQDHHFAAEAINRTVQLIERYRRK
- a CDS encoding ROK family protein, whose product is MPAVEIAIDVGGTKTLVSAFNEKEVEPYSSEEFPTRPAEGIDSFFERLSNICLRMKGSRNINRWGLCTAGAVSPEKGNLIWSPNLGWKNVELFRRASSFLGAEGVIENDCNAAAFGEWEFRKEIESLIYVTVSTGIGMGMVVRGKILRGANNAAGEIGHTIVKADGPLCTCGRRGCLQAISGGRGLEIRAHDSLGIKIGTKEIMNRAQLNEPVFKEMITEASETLGRFLCNLIDSLDPGVLVVGGSLGKNRYYFDRMLKTIEENYYRVPGKKVKIELSSIEPNPNILGILSLSRRVHKD
- a CDS encoding winged helix-turn-helix domain-containing protein translates to MKITKDHAKRILLSYQNLLPPKRIQCSDGILQFVRKVGCLQFDPLNIAGMNTDLVLQSRVENYRPEMLYKLLYEDRKLIEGFDKNMSLYPVEDWPYFERFREDSKANIRSSEHIDEIADHIMKEIEVRGPLSSQDFDFDKKVGWYWAPTNVSRAALESLYWRGELVIHHRNGTRKFYDLAGRCMPENLMRRSDPNTTEEDYHRWHIRRRIDSIGLFWSRSGDAWLGIKGLNSSGRIAAIKEMVHSGELIELEIEGVEYPVYIASSNHELLDRCLVIDEPFEAAFLAPLDNLLWDRKFIKSIFEFEYVWEVYKQPKDRKYGYYVLPVLYGADFVARFEPVLDKKKKILNIKNWWWEDDVTVTEEMEAAIKKGIDDFASFLGAVSVVSPARLERLLKKL